The Candidatus Pelagibacter sp. IMCC9063 genome has a window encoding:
- a CDS encoding FAD-binding domain-containing protein, which produces MNIRDEALSRLENFSNNNLGKYAAERNFDPGPVNRNNTSLLSQYISHRIIDEQETIRSAYSKLPFKKIEKFVQEVFWRTYWKGWLEMRPQVWDDYNHDLKNLHNELTSSNYKEAIEGNTKISCLNDWVLELKEFGYLHNHARMWFASIWIFTLGLPWQLGANFFLKHLLDGDPASNTLGWRWVAGLHTKGKHYLAAEWNINKFSSKTYEHLNLNEQAQAKHEDRSYDIQPILFDEINSEDSLFVFHNLDCSLHLAEKEINFNHYAVIDFTSILKKERYSQKVLDFKIRSNQYLTTVLKERFNSQTVIQNKDDFQTITKEKSIKNIIFPYLAVGYENDFIKEIKKEFNIYYLARDYDKHCWQYSTKGFFKFKEQIPKILTKIL; this is translated from the coding sequence ATGAACATTAGAGATGAGGCATTAAGCCGGTTAGAAAATTTTTCTAATAACAACTTAGGAAAATATGCTGCAGAAAGAAATTTTGATCCTGGCCCAGTAAACAGAAACAATACAAGCTTATTATCACAATATATAAGTCACCGGATTATAGATGAGCAGGAAACTATTCGGTCTGCTTACAGTAAACTTCCCTTTAAAAAAATTGAAAAATTTGTTCAGGAAGTTTTTTGGAGAACTTACTGGAAAGGCTGGCTAGAAATGAGACCACAGGTCTGGGATGATTATAACCACGACCTAAAGAATTTACATAATGAATTGACCAGCTCTAATTATAAAGAGGCCATAGAAGGAAATACTAAAATATCATGCCTTAACGATTGGGTTTTAGAATTAAAGGAATTTGGCTACTTACATAATCACGCACGTATGTGGTTTGCTAGTATTTGGATTTTTACACTAGGATTGCCCTGGCAGCTTGGCGCGAATTTTTTTCTTAAACATTTACTAGATGGAGATCCAGCATCAAACACACTAGGCTGGAGATGGGTTGCGGGGCTTCATACTAAGGGTAAGCATTATCTAGCTGCAGAATGGAATATTAATAAATTCTCCTCTAAAACGTATGAGCATTTAAATTTAAATGAACAAGCGCAAGCTAAGCATGAGGATAGAAGTTACGACATTCAGCCCATCTTATTTGATGAGATCAATAGTGAAGATTCTTTATTTGTTTTTCACAATCTAGACTGCTCTCTTCATCTTGCGGAAAAAGAAATAAATTTTAATCACTACGCGGTTATAGACTTCACTTCCATTTTAAAAAAAGAAAGGTATTCACAAAAAGTGTTGGATTTTAAGATTAGATCTAATCAGTATCTAACAACAGTTCTTAAAGAACGGTTTAACTCCCAAACGGTCATCCAAAACAAAGATGATTTTCAAACTATAACAAAAGAAAAAAGCATTAAAAATATCATATTTCCTTATCTTGCTGTTGGATATGAAAATGATTTTATAAAAGAGATTAAGAAAGAGTTTAATATTTATTATCTAGCAAGAGACTATGACAAACATTGCTGGCAATATTCGACCAAAGGTTTTTTTAAGTTTAAGGAACAGATACCTAAAATTTTAACAAAAATTTTATAA
- a CDS encoding RICIN domain-containing protein: MKQLIFLIYLFLFLPNITLSKITNDSVEIYLVNQLDEPRGYCIDIRGHKLKAKINKALQAHTCYSYQGEISVDQGFDSTKLTKNQFFMPSFNVCMTASSVIPSSNLQLGKCDYSKLQKFEWSNKGKIHPISNKKLCLTVNQGQSKQGGGGTPVHLMRNISLELCTNSLKPFQIWGMRRA, translated from the coding sequence ATGAAACAACTAATTTTTTTAATTTATCTATTCTTATTTCTACCAAATATTACGTTGAGTAAAATTACTAATGATAGTGTTGAAATTTATTTAGTAAATCAATTGGATGAGCCTAGAGGTTATTGTATCGATATAAGGGGCCATAAATTAAAAGCAAAAATTAACAAAGCACTTCAGGCTCACACTTGTTATTCTTACCAAGGAGAAATATCTGTAGACCAAGGCTTTGATTCTACTAAATTGACTAAAAATCAATTCTTCATGCCTTCATTTAATGTTTGCATGACAGCTTCATCCGTTATTCCGTCATCTAATCTGCAACTTGGAAAGTGTGATTATAGTAAACTTCAGAAATTTGAATGGAGCAATAAAGGCAAGATTCATCCGATCAGTAATAAAAAATTATGTCTTACTGTTAATCAAGGACAATCCAAGCAAGGTGGGGGTGGAACGCCAGTTCACCTAATGAGAAATATATCGCTTGAACTTTGTACTAACTCACTCAAACCTTTTCAAATTTGGGGTATGCGAAGAGCATGA
- a CDS encoding SOUL family heme-binding protein, which translates to MKNNLIFFFALFFSVFFSYSVSMANEEAKYNVVKKQNGYEIRLYQDRLIVQAVMEEESGAFRKLFKYINGANNTSEKIKMTIPVTQMNKNNTSVMQFYLPSKFSKKTVPNPTNSEVTIETIKEGYFAVIEYSGWASKKNFTKHSDILRQKLIEDKVSVKGFAIKATYNAPFTPPPFRRNEVMFRIDWKK; encoded by the coding sequence ATGAAAAATAATCTAATATTTTTTTTTGCTCTTTTTTTTTCAGTATTTTTTTCATACTCTGTAAGCATGGCAAATGAAGAGGCGAAATATAACGTTGTTAAAAAACAAAATGGTTACGAAATAAGGTTGTATCAGGATAGGTTAATAGTTCAGGCTGTTATGGAAGAAGAGAGCGGAGCTTTTAGAAAACTTTTTAAATATATTAATGGAGCCAATAACACTTCTGAAAAGATAAAAATGACCATTCCAGTTACTCAAATGAATAAAAATAATACCAGTGTTATGCAATTTTATCTTCCTTCCAAATTTAGTAAAAAAACAGTTCCTAACCCGACCAATTCAGAGGTAACAATCGAAACGATTAAGGAGGGCTACTTTGCAGTAATTGAATACTCTGGATGGGCTTCTAAAAAAAATTTTACAAAACATAGCGACATTCTTCGTCAAAAACTTATCGAAGATAAAGTTTCAGTGAAAGGATTTGCTATTAAAGCAACTTACAATGCTCCTTTTACACCTCCACCTTTTCGTCGCAATGAGGTTATGTTTAGAATTGATTGGAAAAAATAA
- a CDS encoding SulP family inorganic anion transporter yields MIKTTLKSFAQSIGYGDNDYIPKEGASFFLFKTEILSGLTVALALVPEAIAFAFVAGVTPLSGLYAAFIVGLITALLGGRPGMISGATGALAVVMVSLVMIHGAQYLFATVVLMGIIQLIAGIFKLGKFIRMVPQPVMLGFVNGLAIVIGLSQLSQFKVTNANGESVWMSGEPLLYSLGFVLVTMLVIWLLPKITKAIPATLVSILVVTGIVIGFDIPIPRVGDLASVKGGLPDFSIPNVPFNFETLKIILPYSIILAAIGLIESLLTLNLVSEITNKRGGASKECLAQGLANTVTGFFGGMGGCAMIGQSMINVKSGGRTRIAAVAAALFLLIFILYTSSLIELIPIAALVGVMFMVVIGTFAWNSIKLLSVVPRSDALVIVLVTIVTVYKDLALAVVVGVIVSALVFAWKSASRIRATERPSVHESGAKVYEIEGPLFFSSTNSFLEIFKPEQDPDVVIIDFAKSKVIDQSALKAIEDIADRYSNIGKKVKLRHLTKDCHRLLSRTGQLMVDSDDDPDYDLAVDYDVKLGIFGKE; encoded by the coding sequence ATGATCAAAACAACGCTGAAGTCATTTGCCCAGTCAATTGGATATGGAGATAATGATTATATCCCCAAAGAAGGAGCTTCTTTTTTTCTATTTAAAACTGAAATTTTATCAGGTCTGACAGTGGCGTTGGCTTTAGTTCCAGAGGCAATTGCTTTTGCTTTTGTTGCGGGGGTTACTCCATTGTCTGGATTGTATGCAGCTTTTATTGTTGGCCTAATTACCGCTTTGTTGGGAGGTCGTCCTGGAATGATTTCGGGTGCTACCGGAGCTTTGGCAGTAGTGATGGTTTCTTTGGTAATGATTCATGGTGCCCAATATTTGTTTGCGACTGTTGTACTGATGGGAATTATTCAATTAATTGCTGGGATATTTAAGTTAGGAAAATTTATAAGAATGGTGCCTCAACCTGTAATGTTAGGTTTTGTTAATGGGTTAGCTATTGTGATTGGATTATCTCAACTTAGTCAGTTTAAAGTAACTAATGCTAATGGAGAATCCGTTTGGATGTCTGGTGAACCTCTTTTGTATTCTCTTGGATTTGTTTTAGTAACGATGCTTGTTATTTGGTTATTGCCAAAAATTACTAAAGCAATACCAGCAACTTTAGTTTCTATTCTTGTAGTTACGGGAATAGTTATAGGTTTTGACATCCCCATTCCTAGAGTAGGTGATTTAGCTAGCGTTAAAGGAGGACTTCCTGATTTTTCTATTCCCAATGTTCCTTTTAATTTTGAAACATTAAAAATTATTTTACCTTATTCAATTATTTTAGCTGCCATTGGCTTAATAGAGAGTTTGTTAACTTTAAACTTGGTGAGTGAAATTACTAATAAAAGAGGTGGAGCAAGTAAAGAATGTTTAGCTCAAGGATTGGCTAATACCGTTACAGGATTTTTTGGAGGTATGGGTGGTTGTGCGATGATCGGGCAATCTATGATTAATGTAAAGTCGGGAGGAAGAACTCGTATTGCAGCAGTGGCTGCCGCTCTTTTTCTTCTTATATTTATTTTATATACCTCCTCTTTAATTGAGCTGATACCAATTGCTGCATTAGTGGGTGTTATGTTTATGGTGGTGATTGGAACATTTGCTTGGAATTCTATAAAATTGTTATCAGTAGTACCAAGGTCAGATGCTTTAGTGATTGTGTTAGTCACAATAGTCACCGTTTACAAAGATTTGGCATTAGCTGTAGTAGTAGGTGTAATTGTATCCGCTTTAGTGTTTGCATGGAAATCTGCATCAAGAATTAGGGCAACGGAACGACCTTCTGTTCACGAAAGTGGTGCAAAAGTTTACGAAATTGAAGGACCTTTATTTTTTAGTTCTACGAATAGTTTTTTAGAAATTTTTAAACCAGAACAAGATCCTGATGTTGTAATTATAGACTTTGCTAAATCTAAAGTAATTGATCAATCTGCATTAAAAGCTATTGAAGATATTGCAGATCGATATTCCAACATAGGTAAAAAAGTTAAACTCAGACACTTAACTAAAGATTGTCACCGCTTATTGAGTAGAACGGGGCAGTTAATGGTCGATAGTGATGATGATCCAGATTACGATTTAGCTGTTGATTATGACGTTAAACTCGGAATTTTTGGAAAAGAGTAA
- a CDS encoding cupredoxin domain-containing protein yields MIKKILLTVYFILFSNFVFAESMKMIGMKGKSSEVSRTINVKMYDNYFEPKSIKVKSGETIKFVVENKGKLVHEYNIATKKNAFKASTRNDDDDADGNITSYQAGYEKNERSFKDKPFHVSFSLK; encoded by the coding sequence ATGATTAAAAAAATATTACTAACAGTTTATTTCATATTATTTTCTAATTTTGTATTCGCAGAATCTATGAAAATGATTGGAATGAAAGGAAAGTCTAGTGAGGTTTCGAGAACTATTAATGTAAAGATGTATGATAATTATTTTGAACCAAAATCAATCAAAGTAAAAAGTGGAGAAACAATTAAATTTGTAGTCGAAAATAAAGGTAAGTTAGTCCATGAATACAATATTGCTACTAAAAAAAATGCATTTAAAGCATCAACCAGAAATGATGATGATGATGCAGATGGGAATATTACTTCCTACCAAGCTGGATATGAAAAAAATGAAAGAAGCTTCAAAGACAAACCATTCCATGTCTCATTCTCACTCAAATAG
- a CDS encoding nucleoside recognition domain-containing protein, with protein MFFRNLFFEIKEVAVPLFKILIPFVFIIKILEIIGAIELISKVFAPLMGLIGLPPELGIVWVTAFAVNIYASLVLFVNLIPGLEVTVSQITVLATGILICHNLPVESAISKAAGVSFIYTVLFRLVSAFIICFILGLIYDFFNFLNEPYSTYFKIEPPRPEWQFWMQDQLLNLLYVFCIVVVMVTILQLLKVLGIESFLKKILVYPLKLFGISKEATNIIIVGITIGLQFGGGILIKEVKTGKIDKQSVFLAVSMLNLVHAAIEDTLLMIAIGGHYSGVFFARIIFGLVISLLMFKIYLKFSSFYEKYVFDDSIKNLPTFKH; from the coding sequence ATGTTTTTTAGAAATCTATTCTTTGAGATAAAAGAAGTTGCCGTCCCTCTTTTTAAAATACTTATACCATTTGTTTTTATTATTAAGATTTTAGAAATAATTGGTGCGATTGAGCTTATCTCAAAAGTATTTGCACCTCTTATGGGGCTTATTGGACTTCCCCCGGAACTTGGTATTGTGTGGGTTACGGCTTTTGCAGTAAATATTTATGCTTCCCTAGTTTTATTTGTAAATTTAATTCCTGGGTTAGAAGTAACAGTTTCTCAAATCACTGTATTAGCAACTGGTATTTTAATTTGTCACAACCTTCCTGTTGAATCTGCAATATCCAAAGCTGCGGGTGTGTCTTTTATTTATACAGTTCTATTTAGATTGGTTTCTGCTTTCATTATTTGTTTTATACTAGGTTTAATTTACGATTTTTTTAATTTTTTAAATGAACCATATTCTACTTACTTTAAAATAGAACCTCCTCGACCAGAATGGCAGTTTTGGATGCAAGACCAGTTACTAAATTTACTATATGTGTTTTGTATAGTCGTTGTGATGGTTACCATCCTTCAGTTATTAAAAGTATTAGGCATTGAAAGTTTTTTGAAAAAAATTTTAGTCTATCCCTTGAAGCTTTTTGGAATTAGCAAAGAAGCTACTAATATTATTATTGTCGGTATCACGATTGGTCTTCAGTTTGGAGGAGGTATTTTAATAAAAGAAGTTAAGACTGGAAAGATAGACAAGCAAAGTGTTTTTCTCGCTGTATCGATGCTGAATCTAGTTCATGCTGCAATTGAAGATACTCTTTTAATGATTGCTATAGGAGGTCATTATTCAGGAGTTTTTTTTGCGAGAATAATTTTTGGTTTGGTTATATCGCTTCTAATGTTTAAAATTTATTTAAAATTTTCTTCTTTTTATGAAAAGTATGTTTTTGATGATAGTATAAAAAATCTTCCTACATTTAAACATTGA
- a CDS encoding quinone oxidoreductase family protein, whose protein sequence is MVKVIKIQKFGGPEELQSVDVELPKLNANEVLIKNLSIGLNYIDVYHRTGLYPIPLPSGIGLEACGMVEEIGSDVTLFKVGDRVAHSSMPIGSYSEKQIFPQEKLVLVPEGISNEVASVIMLKGITAEYLLHRAYPAKKGDKVLFHAAAGGVGQILCQWANAIGCTVIGTVGSKEKEAIAKQNGCHHVINYTDHNFVEEVEKIVGKNGIDVVYDGVGASTFEGSIECLKVRGMMVAFGNASGYVKTLDIKKHINTKGLFFTRPSIAHYTVTRKELEDAAATVFDAILTKKFKVDIFKTYPLSEAKKAHEDLEARKLKGPAVILP, encoded by the coding sequence ATGGTTAAAGTAATTAAAATTCAAAAATTTGGTGGTCCTGAAGAACTTCAGTCAGTAGATGTAGAGCTACCTAAGCTAAATGCGAATGAAGTTTTAATAAAAAATTTATCTATCGGTCTTAACTATATTGATGTCTATCACCGTACAGGTCTGTACCCTATTCCATTACCTAGTGGTATTGGCTTGGAAGCGTGTGGAATGGTGGAAGAAATTGGATCAGATGTTACATTATTTAAAGTAGGAGATCGTGTTGCTCACTCTTCTATGCCCATCGGTTCTTATTCAGAAAAACAAATATTTCCTCAAGAAAAATTAGTTTTAGTTCCAGAGGGGATTTCCAATGAGGTTGCTTCTGTCATTATGTTAAAGGGAATTACTGCCGAATATTTATTGCATCGGGCTTATCCTGCTAAAAAAGGTGATAAGGTTTTATTTCATGCAGCAGCTGGTGGTGTGGGGCAAATACTTTGCCAATGGGCAAATGCAATTGGTTGCACGGTAATTGGAACTGTTGGCTCCAAAGAAAAAGAGGCGATAGCAAAGCAAAATGGGTGTCATCATGTAATCAACTACACAGATCACAATTTCGTTGAAGAAGTTGAAAAAATAGTAGGAAAAAATGGAATTGATGTCGTTTATGATGGTGTAGGTGCTTCTACTTTTGAAGGATCGATTGAATGTTTAAAAGTCAGAGGAATGATGGTTGCTTTTGGAAATGCCTCTGGATACGTCAAAACATTAGATATTAAGAAACATATTAATACAAAAGGTTTGTTTTTTACCCGACCTTCTATTGCTCACTATACAGTTACTAGAAAAGAATTGGAGGATGCGGCAGCAACAGTGTTTGATGCTATCTTAACTAAAAAATTTAAAGTTGATATTTTTAAAACTTACCCTTTATCTGAAGCAAAAAAAGCACACGAAGACCTAGAGGCAAGAAAGCTTAAAGGACCAGCTGTTATACTTCCGTAA
- a CDS encoding dihydroorotase gives MSNKYTLIIKNAECYIDKKLILTDIAIKDNIISKISEKIDDSADLVLDAKGLSVFPGIVDTQVHFREPGNTKKENLESGSKSAVLGGVTSVFEMPNTSPPTDSPERFQQKLDLAKNRMHCNYAFYYGATENNSVALDVTKNLEGCCGVKMFVGSSTGNLLVKEDKYIEQVIKNSPRIVSVHSEDENMLEANKDKIIEGDVKTHYVWRSVETAMSSTKKLANYAKNHNKRVHILHISTKDEMEFLRDYKDIVSVEVIPNHLSLFAPDCYDKKGTFVQMNPPVREKEHMDGIWKGVLDGTVDVIGSDHAPHTIEEKLQTYPASPSGMPGVQTIFLLMLKHFFEGKIKLSKVISLLSENPCKLFGIEKRGFIQEGFYADLTVVDMKKEFVITNDWIASNCKWTPYDGWKLPATPSGTIVNGNVSVWDGKLAETKYGKPLKFS, from the coding sequence ATGTCTAATAAATATACTTTAATTATAAAAAATGCAGAGTGCTATATAGATAAGAAGCTTATTCTTACCGACATCGCAATAAAAGATAACATTATTTCCAAAATCTCAGAAAAAATAGATGATTCTGCAGACCTTGTTCTTGATGCAAAAGGCTTATCTGTCTTTCCTGGCATTGTAGATACGCAAGTACATTTTAGGGAACCAGGCAATACAAAAAAAGAAAATTTAGAAAGTGGTAGTAAATCTGCTGTGCTGGGAGGAGTGACTTCTGTGTTTGAAATGCCTAATACTTCACCCCCGACGGATAGCCCTGAACGTTTTCAGCAAAAATTAGATTTAGCAAAAAATAGAATGCACTGTAATTATGCCTTTTATTATGGAGCGACAGAGAATAACTCAGTTGCCTTAGATGTAACTAAAAACTTAGAGGGATGTTGCGGAGTTAAAATGTTTGTTGGTTCTTCTACTGGAAATTTATTAGTTAAAGAAGATAAATATATCGAGCAAGTGATTAAAAATTCTCCAAGAATCGTTTCTGTTCATTCAGAAGATGAAAACATGCTTGAAGCTAATAAAGATAAAATTATCGAAGGAGATGTTAAAACACATTATGTTTGGAGAAGTGTGGAGACCGCGATGTCTTCTACAAAAAAATTAGCTAACTACGCAAAAAATCATAACAAAAGAGTTCATATCCTTCACATATCGACTAAGGACGAAATGGAATTTTTACGAGATTATAAAGATATTGTTAGCGTTGAAGTTATTCCTAATCATTTAAGTTTATTTGCCCCAGATTGTTACGATAAAAAAGGAACTTTTGTACAAATGAATCCTCCTGTTCGTGAAAAAGAGCATATGGACGGAATATGGAAAGGTGTTTTAGATGGAACGGTGGATGTTATTGGTTCGGATCATGCACCTCATACGATAGAAGAAAAATTACAAACTTATCCAGCAAGTCCATCGGGAATGCCAGGTGTGCAAACTATTTTTCTTTTAATGTTAAAGCATTTCTTCGAGGGAAAAATTAAGTTATCAAAAGTAATTAGTTTATTATCTGAAAATCCTTGTAAATTATTTGGAATAGAAAAAAGAGGTTTTATTCAAGAGGGTTTCTACGCGGATCTTACAGTAGTTGATATGAAAAAAGAATTTGTAATTACCAATGATTGGATTGCAAGTAATTGTAAATGGACCCCATACGATGGTTGGAAATTACCTGCCACGCCATCAGGTACTATTGTGAATGGAAATGTTTCTGTGTGGGATGGAAAACTAGCCGAAACTAAATACGGTAAACCATTAAAGTTTAGTTAA
- the ygfZ gene encoding CAF17-like 4Fe-4S cluster assembly/insertion protein YgfZ, whose protein sequence is MNSNFAIHLEQKTVISINGSDVVPFLQSIISNDIQLVDEKTSIYSCLLTPQGKFLYDFIITKKSSDHYLLQCNKLIVDDFIAKLTVYKLRSQIQISKVDQEYVSLFFNMANEIIASKFNTIQGFTIQNQYGFFFNDPRLADLGVHGIILKDKFDDLVKELNVNLLPLDTYVKICHQVGLVDLVPELALSNYFSLELNLKELNGVSFKKGCFVGQENTARMNLKNKIRKRVFPIQIIQGSVEIGQPIKDNEKTIGKIISLDPACFGILDAEESKHLLDQTISLEQSSIKILKPYWLNLN, encoded by the coding sequence ATGAATAGTAATTTTGCAATCCATTTAGAACAAAAGACAGTTATTTCCATTAACGGGTCTGATGTAGTTCCTTTTTTGCAAAGTATAATCTCTAACGATATACAATTAGTGGATGAAAAAACTTCCATATATTCATGCTTATTAACTCCACAAGGAAAATTTTTATACGATTTTATTATAACTAAGAAATCTAGTGATCATTATTTACTTCAATGTAATAAATTAATTGTAGATGACTTTATTGCCAAGCTTACTGTCTACAAGCTTAGATCTCAAATTCAAATAAGCAAAGTAGATCAGGAGTATGTCTCGCTTTTTTTTAATATGGCAAATGAGATCATAGCTAGCAAATTTAATACTATCCAAGGATTTACCATTCAAAATCAATATGGTTTTTTTTTTAATGATCCAAGATTAGCTGACCTGGGTGTTCACGGAATTATTCTCAAAGATAAATTTGATGATCTAGTAAAGGAGTTGAATGTAAATTTATTACCCCTAGATACCTATGTTAAAATTTGTCACCAAGTCGGATTGGTAGACTTGGTTCCAGAATTGGCATTATCCAATTATTTTTCTCTAGAGTTAAACCTAAAGGAACTGAATGGGGTAAGTTTTAAGAAAGGATGTTTTGTAGGTCAGGAAAATACCGCAAGAATGAATTTGAAAAATAAAATAAGAAAAAGAGTTTTTCCTATTCAAATCATTCAAGGTTCGGTTGAAATTGGACAGCCTATAAAAGATAATGAAAAGACAATTGGAAAAATAATTTCTTTAGATCCTGCCTGCTTTGGTATTTTAGATGCAGAAGAGAGCAAGCATTTACTTGACCAAACTATTTCTTTGGAGCAATCTAGTATTAAAATTTTAAAACCGTATTGGCTAAACTTAAATTAA
- a CDS encoding carboxymuconolactone decarboxylase family protein — translation MDEKLFKVGLEKRKKVLGKEYVETVMANTTDLNDTFQKAMTEWCWGFGWGDESIDMKTRSMMNLTMIAALGKMHEWEIHCKGAIKNGVTEEQLRAILHVIGIYCGVPQAMECFRVAKKVLDEQKS, via the coding sequence ATGGACGAAAAACTATTTAAAGTAGGATTGGAAAAAAGAAAAAAAGTTCTTGGAAAAGAGTATGTCGAAACGGTCATGGCTAATACCACTGACTTAAACGATACATTTCAAAAGGCTATGACAGAATGGTGTTGGGGCTTTGGTTGGGGTGATGAGTCTATTGATATGAAAACGAGATCTATGATGAATTTAACTATGATTGCAGCTTTAGGAAAAATGCATGAATGGGAAATTCATTGCAAGGGTGCAATAAAAAACGGAGTTACTGAAGAGCAGTTAAGAGCTATTTTGCATGTGATCGGTATTTATTGTGGTGTACCTCAGGCAATGGAATGTTTTAGAGTAGCTAAAAAAGTTTTAGATGAGCAAAAGTCTTAA